One Deltaproteobacteria bacterium CG11_big_fil_rev_8_21_14_0_20_49_13 DNA segment encodes these proteins:
- a CDS encoding rubrerythrin family protein: protein MSIKGTQTEKNLLKAFAGESQARNRYTYFASQAKKDGFEQISSIFEETAAQEKEHAKRFFKFLEGGDVVIEAAYPAGKIGKTAENLKAAAAGENHEWTALYQEFAQTAEKEGLNDIAKAFRAISVAERQHEKRYLDLLANVESHKVFKKDTKVVWRCRNCGYLHGGTEAIDTCPACLHPKAHFEILGENY from the coding sequence ATGAGCATAAAGGGAACACAGACAGAGAAGAACCTGCTTAAGGCTTTTGCCGGAGAATCGCAGGCAAGGAACCGGTATACATATTTTGCCTCGCAGGCAAAAAAGGACGGTTTTGAACAGATATCATCCATATTTGAAGAGACGGCCGCCCAGGAAAAGGAACATGCAAAGAGATTTTTCAAGTTCCTTGAGGGCGGAGACGTTGTGATAGAGGCGGCATATCCCGCGGGTAAGATAGGTAAGACGGCGGAGAACCTAAAGGCCGCCGCGGCTGGCGAGAACCACGAATGGACGGCGCTGTATCAGGAGTTCGCCCAGACCGCAGAGAAGGAAGGACTCAACGATATCGCAAAGGCATTTAGGGCAATATCGGTGGCCGAGAGACAGCACGAAAAACGTTACTTGGACCTTCTTGCCAACGTTGAATCTCACAAGGTCTTCAAAAAGGATACAAAAGTTGTGTGGCGCTGCAGGAACTGCGGCTACCTTCATGGGGGGACCGAAGCAATCGATACATGCCCTGCATGTCTGCATCCAAAGGCGCATTTTGAGATCCTGGGCGAGAACTATTAG
- a CDS encoding orotidine-5'-phosphate decarboxylase has translation MFSQHSTRDKLIVALDGDSLEHAADLVDLLKGEVTNFKIGMQLFTACGPDAIKMVQAHGGKVFLDLKYHDIPSTVAKAVYIATKLKVAMINIHATGGRKMMAESLAAVQDAADGDPPLIIGVTVLTSMESLGDIGIQYEIREQVIRLAKLAQEVGLHGVLASPLEIQPIRAACGKKFIIMTPGIRPTGTHLDDQARISSPKQAIHAGADFLVIGRPVTEAKDPLLTVRNILKEMG, from the coding sequence ATGTTCTCACAGCATTCCACCAGAGATAAACTTATCGTCGCTCTCGACGGCGATTCGCTTGAACATGCCGCCGACCTTGTCGACCTTCTCAAAGGAGAGGTGACCAATTTTAAGATCGGCATGCAGCTTTTTACCGCCTGCGGACCCGACGCCATCAAAATGGTCCAGGCACATGGCGGAAAGGTTTTCCTGGACCTTAAATATCATGATATTCCATCAACCGTTGCCAAGGCCGTTTACATTGCCACCAAACTTAAGGTGGCAATGATAAATATCCATGCAACGGGCGGCCGCAAGATGATGGCGGAATCTCTGGCCGCGGTGCAGGATGCAGCGGATGGCGATCCGCCGCTTATCATCGGTGTTACGGTCCTGACCAGCATGGAATCTTTGGGCGATATCGGTATTCAATATGAGATAAGAGAGCAGGTGATAAGACTTGCAAAACTTGCGCAGGAAGTTGGGCTTCACGGAGTTCTAGCTTCACCTCTTGAAATTCAACCGATACGCGCGGCCTGCGGCAAAAAATTCATCATTATGACCCCAGGTATCCGCCCGACCGGTACACATTTAGACGATCAGGCGCGTATCTCCTCTCCAAAACAGGCGATCCATGCCGGTGCCGACTTCTTGGTGATAGGCCGCCCTGTGACCGAGGCAAAAGATCCCCTTCTTACTGTAAGAAATATCCTCAAAGAGATGGGTTAA
- a CDS encoding proline--tRNA ligase → MRYSRSLIPTLREDPADAEVISHKLMIRGGYIRKVAAGIYDYLPLALRVFRKIETIVREEMDASGALELLLPIIMPAELWRESGRWDFYGKELLRIKDRADHDFCVGPTHEEAITDLARREIKSYRDLPKNLYQIQTKFRDEVRPRFGVMRGREFIMKDAYSFDVNVEASKKTYQVMYDTYKRIFKRCGLSFRPVEAVTGAIGGTLSHEFHVIASSGEDAIFFCDKCEYASNVEKTRLAKPNQLHKMNEELKDARAASKYVEVPTPGKKTIPEVALHLKVKSSELVKTLIYKIASEKNKSLFVAVLVRGDHEIVEAKLTNALFDLKLVDTRDIVLELAGENDVKALTGADVGFAGPIGIKTKVIADALVFGDEHFVVGANKTDAHLVGVAWADCNISGFADLRRARQGDKCPECSSGSLLEKRGIEVGQVFHLGTKYSEKMKAVYLDESGKDQFMVMGCYGIGISRTAAAAIEQNNDENGIKWPLPIAPYHVELIVMGADEKTKEVADKTYHELQEAGIEVLYDDRDERPGVKFADADLIGIPYHVVIGKKAIAEGKVELKIRKTGERKMVSLQEAADLIKNKLNDQ, encoded by the coding sequence ATGAGATACAGCAGATCACTGATCCCTACACTGCGTGAAGATCCGGCGGATGCAGAAGTTATAAGTCACAAACTTATGATCCGCGGAGGTTATATACGGAAGGTTGCGGCTGGCATCTATGATTATCTTCCACTTGCCTTGCGGGTGTTCAGAAAAATTGAAACTATAGTTAGGGAAGAGATGGATGCTTCCGGCGCGCTGGAACTCCTTCTGCCGATCATCATGCCTGCAGAGCTATGGCGGGAATCGGGACGCTGGGATTTCTACGGCAAGGAACTGCTCCGTATCAAGGATAGGGCCGATCACGATTTCTGCGTGGGCCCGACCCACGAAGAGGCGATAACCGATCTTGCCAGAAGAGAAATTAAATCTTACCGCGACCTACCGAAGAATCTTTATCAGATCCAGACCAAGTTCAGAGACGAGGTTCGTCCCCGTTTTGGCGTCATGCGCGGGCGAGAGTTCATCATGAAGGACGCCTATTCTTTTGATGTCAACGTTGAGGCCTCAAAAAAGACCTATCAAGTGATGTATGACACATATAAACGCATCTTTAAAAGATGTGGGCTTTCGTTCAGGCCCGTTGAGGCGGTGACCGGTGCAATAGGCGGAACGTTGTCCCATGAGTTCCATGTCATCGCCAGCTCCGGTGAGGATGCGATATTCTTCTGCGATAAATGTGAATATGCATCGAATGTGGAGAAGACGCGTCTTGCAAAGCCTAATCAGCTCCACAAGATGAACGAAGAACTGAAGGATGCCAGGGCCGCCAGTAAATATGTGGAGGTTCCGACGCCTGGCAAGAAGACGATACCGGAGGTCGCTCTGCACCTGAAGGTAAAGTCCTCCGAGCTTGTGAAGACGCTCATCTATAAGATCGCATCGGAGAAGAATAAGTCTCTGTTCGTTGCGGTGCTGGTAAGGGGTGATCATGAGATAGTGGAAGCAAAACTTACCAACGCGCTATTTGATCTTAAGCTGGTTGATACCAGGGATATCGTTCTGGAACTTGCCGGAGAGAACGATGTGAAGGCCTTAACGGGAGCCGATGTCGGCTTCGCTGGGCCTATCGGTATCAAGACGAAGGTGATAGCCGATGCTTTGGTGTTCGGCGATGAACATTTTGTGGTAGGCGCCAATAAGACCGATGCACATCTGGTCGGTGTTGCGTGGGCCGATTGCAACATTTCGGGCTTTGCGGACCTGCGCCGCGCCCGACAAGGCGATAAATGTCCGGAATGCAGTTCAGGTTCCTTGCTTGAAAAACGCGGCATTGAAGTGGGGCAGGTGTTCCACCTTGGCACAAAGTATTCAGAGAAGATGAAGGCGGTATATCTGGATGAAAGCGGCAAAGATCAGTTCATGGTGATGGGTTGCTACGGCATCGGCATCAGCAGGACGGCCGCCGCGGCTATCGAACAGAATAACGACGAGAACGGCATCAAGTGGCCGCTTCCTATCGCTCCTTATCATGTTGAGCTTATAGTGATGGGGGCCGACGAAAAGACGAAAGAGGTCGCCGACAAGACCTATCACGAACTGCAGGAAGCAGGCATTGAAGTATTATATGATGATAGAGATGAAAGACCGGGAGTTAAGTTTGCCGATGCCGATCTTATCGGCATTCCTTACCATGTTGTTATCGGCAAGAAGGCAATTGCCGAAGGAAAAGTTGAATTAAAAATTCGCAAAACAGGCGAACGCAAGATGGTCTCGTTGCAAGAGGCAGCGGATTTGATAAAAAATAAATTAAATGACCAATGA
- a CDS encoding 4-hydroxy-3-methylbut-2-en-1-yl diphosphate synthase, translated as MDIKRKKTRKIYVGKVAVGGDAPVSVQSMLMSKTEDVKSAVAEVKRLEEAGCEIVRAAVPDEAAAKSLKEIKEGINIPLVADIHFNHKLALMALDAGVDCLRINPGNIGSDDKVKEVVKAAKACKVPIRIGVNSGSVEEGLLTRYGGPKPAAMVESALRHVRILEENDFFDIKISIKSSSVIDTIDSYRLLSSKVDYPLHLGVTEAGTLLPGAIKSSLGIGLLLAEGIGDTIRVSLTADTVQEIKAAHEILANLGLRKRPGVEIVSCPTCGRVQIDLVSLVERVEKRLAKVKVPLKISVLGCIVNGPGEARESDIGIAGGNGKGVIIRKGEIVRTCKEEELEEELMKEVERSLRGAK; from the coding sequence ATGGACATTAAGCGCAAAAAGACGCGAAAGATATACGTTGGAAAGGTCGCCGTAGGCGGCGATGCACCCGTCTCCGTTCAGTCGATGCTTATGTCCAAGACGGAGGATGTAAAGAGCGCCGTTGCCGAGGTAAAACGCCTTGAGGAGGCCGGTTGTGAGATAGTTCGGGCGGCAGTTCCGGATGAAGCGGCCGCAAAGTCGCTTAAAGAGATAAAGGAGGGGATAAATATCCCCCTTGTTGCCGATATTCATTTCAATCACAAACTTGCGCTCATGGCGCTTGATGCGGGGGTTGACTGCCTTCGTATAAATCCGGGGAATATAGGAAGCGATGATAAGGTAAAAGAGGTCGTAAAGGCGGCAAAGGCTTGCAAGGTGCCGATCAGAATAGGCGTTAACAGCGGCTCGGTTGAAGAAGGACTTTTGACCAGATACGGCGGTCCAAAACCTGCGGCAATGGTCGAATCAGCTCTCCGGCATGTTCGCATTCTTGAAGAGAACGATTTTTTTGATATCAAGATATCGATAAAGTCCTCAAGCGTGATAGACACGATAGATTCATACAGGCTTTTGTCATCTAAAGTAGATTATCCGTTGCATCTGGGGGTCACCGAGGCCGGAACCTTGCTCCCCGGCGCTATTAAATCCTCGCTTGGAATAGGCCTGCTTCTTGCGGAAGGGATAGGCGATACTATCAGGGTCTCCCTCACGGCGGATACAGTTCAGGAAATAAAGGCCGCCCATGAAATTCTTGCGAATTTGGGGCTCAGGAAAAGGCCCGGCGTTGAGATAGTCAGTTGTCCGACGTGCGGGCGCGTACAGATAGATCTCGTCTCGCTTGTTGAGCGCGTTGAAAAGCGCCTGGCAAAAGTAAAGGTCCCGTTAAAGATCAGCGTGCTCGGTTGCATTGTGAACGGTCCGGGCGAGGCGCGCGAATCGGATATCGGAATTGCCGGCGGCAACGGCAAGGGAGTTATAATCAGAAAAGGCGAGATAGTAAGGACCTGCAAGGAAGAAGAACTTGAAGAAGAACTTATGAAAGAAGTGGAACGGTCATTGCGAGGAGCGAAGTGA
- a CDS encoding rod shape-determining protein (functions in MreBCD complex in some organisms), protein MFLDPIIGLFSNDLAIDLGTANTLVYAKGKGIIASEPSVVAVQKDSRGIRHVIAVGHEAKEMLGRTPGNIEAIRPMKDGVIADFEVTEAMLRYFIRKAHNRKSLIRPRIIICIPSGVTEVEKRAVRESAESAGGREVFLIEEPMAAAIGSGLPIMEATGNMIVDIGGGTTEVAVISLGGIVFAKSIRVAGDKMDDAIIHYLKKKYNMLIGERTAEQIKIEIGTAYPDGEIKTMAVKGRDLIAGIPRTFEINSEEIREAILEPVNAIVEAVKVTLERTPPEVAADIVERGIVLSGGGALLRNLDTLIKEETGLPVVQAEDPLASVVLGSGAALDHLDKYKSITVS, encoded by the coding sequence ATGTTTTTAGATCCAATTATAGGCCTGTTCTCGAACGACTTGGCGATCGACCTTGGCACGGCCAACACGCTTGTCTATGCCAAAGGGAAAGGGATAATCGCATCCGAACCCTCGGTCGTAGCCGTTCAAAAGGATTCGCGCGGAATAAGGCACGTCATTGCGGTCGGCCACGAGGCAAAAGAGATGCTCGGCCGTACGCCGGGGAACATCGAGGCGATAAGACCGATGAAGGACGGCGTCATTGCAGATTTCGAAGTTACAGAGGCCATGCTTCGCTACTTCATTCGCAAGGCCCACAACAGAAAGTCGCTCATTCGTCCGAGAATAATCATCTGCATCCCGTCAGGCGTTACGGAGGTTGAAAAACGAGCGGTGAGAGAATCTGCCGAATCCGCCGGCGGAAGAGAGGTTTTCCTGATCGAAGAACCAATGGCGGCCGCGATAGGTAGCGGCCTTCCTATAATGGAAGCAACTGGCAACATGATAGTCGATATCGGCGGCGGCACAACGGAGGTCGCGGTCATATCGCTTGGCGGCATCGTATTCGCCAAATCTATCAGAGTTGCCGGCGACAAGATGGACGACGCCATAATTCACTATCTTAAGAAAAAATACAACATGCTCATCGGCGAACGGACCGCCGAACAGATAAAGATAGAGATCGGCACCGCCTATCCCGACGGGGAGATAAAGACTATGGCGGTAAAAGGCCGTGACCTTATTGCAGGCATCCCCAGAACCTTCGAGATCAATTCAGAAGAGATACGAGAGGCCATTCTTGAACCGGTCAATGCGATAGTTGAAGCCGTGAAGGTAACGCTTGAACGCACTCCTCCGGAAGTTGCGGCCGATATAGTCGAAAGGGGCATTGTTCTCTCTGGCGGCGGCGCGCTCCTCAGAAATCTCGACACGCTCATCAAAGAAGAAACGGGTCTGCCGGTCGTTCAGGCAGAGGACCCGCTGGCAAGCGTTGTATTAGGATCGGGCGCAGCTCTCGACCACCTTGACAAATACAAGTCAATTACCGTATCTTAA
- the mreC gene encoding rod shape-determining protein MreC, giving the protein MLSSFQKFTRGVLAVICVFLAVLLTSLAFPNFERFHWYSQLGMTMISPLQSSLTKISGFFGGAWRHYIAISDAAIENEKLKFDLAEAKRRMIEMEDVRKENNNLHELLSMSSSLKKEGFGARVIASDVTAEFKTVTIDKGFNQGARKNMVVIGPGGLVGRIGKVANSESVVLLIADPNSAVDVTVQRTGARALLVGTSMETELKPFYSLSRLEYLRRVSNVADGDVVITSGLDKLFPFGIPVGTLNKVQNQSSGVFKGADVIPFVDLAQVKNVMVLK; this is encoded by the coding sequence ATGCTCTCATCATTTCAAAAATTTACCAGAGGAGTTCTTGCGGTGATTTGCGTTTTTCTGGCCGTGCTTTTAACGTCGCTCGCCTTTCCTAACTTTGAAAGGTTTCACTGGTACAGCCAGCTGGGCATGACCATGATATCCCCTCTGCAATCATCGCTCACCAAAATATCGGGGTTCTTCGGCGGTGCGTGGAGACATTACATCGCCATTTCCGATGCGGCCATCGAGAACGAAAAATTAAAGTTCGATCTTGCCGAGGCAAAGAGAAGGATGATCGAGATGGAAGACGTGCGAAAGGAGAACAACAACCTCCACGAACTTCTTTCCATGTCCTCGTCCCTCAAAAAGGAAGGTTTTGGCGCACGCGTCATCGCCTCGGACGTTACCGCCGAATTCAAGACCGTTACGATAGACAAGGGTTTCAACCAAGGCGCCAGAAAGAACATGGTAGTAATAGGCCCCGGCGGCCTTGTTGGAAGAATAGGAAAGGTCGCCAATTCCGAGTCGGTGGTGCTTCTCATAGCCGACCCCAACAGCGCGGTCGATGTGACAGTTCAACGTACCGGTGCCAGGGCACTTCTTGTAGGCACGTCTATGGAAACAGAGCTTAAGCCTTTCTACTCGCTAAGCCGGCTTGAATACCTAAGGCGGGTGAGCAATGTGGCCGACGGCGATGTCGTTATAACCAGCGGGCTCGACAAGCTCTTCCCTTTCGGCATTCCGGTCGGAACGCTCAACAAGGTACAAAATCAATCATCCGGCGTCTTTAAAGGCGCCGATGTGATACCTTTTGTAGACCTCGCGCAGGTCAAGAACGTAATGGTCCTTAAATGA